A single Chanos chanos chromosome 8, fChaCha1.1, whole genome shotgun sequence DNA region contains:
- the cchcr1 gene encoding coiled-coil alpha-helical rod protein 1: MDRPQSEKLNAPSDFVTTPAQRRGAGLGCIPTVPSTTSDPWLAVAQFQQEILELRRENHRILLQYRDNRAVRLSVDREELGVELSRCRAELTQSQNEQETLRKKLADLQRQRVTERESWQTELHSSRQEAECLKGEVQEQSLRLGEHMRRERELQQHLDDMTSKHQTQLQHLNESHSTEVASLNQTIGDLQNRLSKSTLEVSSLKGCLEDTSSERDELRDQLSQLKNNLASQSETLQNLRNYIATLAAERGAEDQLSDKVKRLEKEKEALQLSVELLNVRVKSVNDILAIQEKELGEQYDTVLKGGSKSTHLLRLWREKVFALLVQLRSRDTQLRAEQRQLHNMVYALEEEVEGLRSQNSVLKNSLQDRTAQLELQVLQTQAVQQELSSAIEQKDKLKQKNQTLETSLSTITETIHRLSAVCEERAGLMNSALSHLSGLGQRLIFATKRLDTVHGLLVRREALRKVQQATKPPGHDPSESCINDLKAQVALLSEERDKLAQELKKTPELIHNALSDLQQQRDREVGRLTEALAQSREELEKCEAGRVQAHTQCEQLEGTITELRTEALHLQQHSARVLQERLSEVEKTCTKQLRDLESQLNTARREHTKTV; the protein is encoded by the exons ATGGATCGCCCACAATCTGAAAAGTTGAACGCGCCTTCCGACTTTGTGACAACGCCTGCACAAA GGAGGGGTGCAGGGTTGGGGTGTATACCCACGGTGCCCTCTACCACTTCGGACCCCTGGCTGGCCGTCGCTCAGTTCCAACAAGAGATTCTGGAGCTCCGGAGAGAGAACCATAGAATCTTACTGCAGTACAGAGACAACAGAGCAGTCAG GTTGTCGGTAGACCGTGAGGAGCTAGGTGTGGAGCTGAGTCGCTGTAGAGCTGaactcacacagagtcaaaatgAGCAGGAGACACTCCGGAAGAAG ctgGCTGATCTGCAGAGACAGCGTGTTACAGAGCGTGAAAGCTGGCAGACAGAGCTCCACAGTTCCAGACAGGAGGCAGAGTGCCTGAAGGGTGAAGTCCAGGAGCAGAGCCTGCGGCTGGGGGAgcacatgaggagagagagggagcttcAGCAGCACCTGGACGACATGACCAgtaaacaccaaacacag TTACAACACTTGAATGAAAGCCACAGTACTGAAGTGGCCTCTCTAAACCAGACTATTGGAGACCTACAGAACAGGCTTAGCAAATCTACACTGGAGGTCTCCTCACTGAAGGGATGTCTGGAAGACACaagctcagagagagatgagctgagAGACCAGCTGAG TCAGCTGAAGAACAATTTGGCCAGTCAGTCAGAAACACTGCAGAATTTACGCAACTACATCGCAACGCTCGCAGCAGAGAGGGGGGCCGAAGACCAGCTCAGCGATAAAGTGAAg cggctggaaaaggagaaagaggctCTGCAGTTGTCAGTGGAACTCTTGAATGTGCGAGTAAAATCTGTGAACGACATTTTGGCCATCCAGGAAAAGGAACTGGGAGAACAG tatgaCACAGTGTTgaaaggtgggagtaaaagcACTCATTTGCTGCgtctgtggagagagaaggtgtttgCATTGCTAGTGCAGCTCCGCTCCAGAGACACACAACTCAGAGCAGAGCAACGCCAACTACACAACATG gtgtatGCTCTGGAGGAGGAGGTTGAGGGGTTGAGGTCACAGAACAGTGTGTTGAAGAACAGTTTACAGGACAGGACAGCCCAGCTGGAGCTGCAGGTGCTCCAAACACAG GCAGTGCAGCAGGAATTGAGCAGTGCTATAGAGCAGAAGGACAAATTGAAGCAGAAGAACCAGACCTTGGAAACATCACTTAGTACCATCACAGAGACCATACACAG gcTGAGTGctgtctgtgaggagagagcaggGCTCATGAACTCCGCCCTGTCTCATCTCAGTGGTCTGGGCCAGAGACTCATCTTTGCCACCAAGAGACTGGACACTGTAcacg GGTTGTTGGTGAGACGAGAGGCTCTACGGAAAGTCCAGCAGGCCACTAAACCTCCAGGACATGACCCATCTGAGAG TTGCATTAATGACCTGAAGGCACAGGTGGCGCTTTTGAGTGAGGAAAGAGATAAACTAGCAcaggaactgaagaaaactcCAGAGCTCATCCACAACGCCCTCTCAGACCTTCAACAGCAGC GCGATAGGGAAGTGGGGCGCCTGACGGAGGCTCTGGCCCAGAGCAGGGAGGAGTTGGAAAAGTGTGAAGCAGGCCGtgtacaggcacacacacagtgtgagcaACTAGAGGGGACCATCACGGAGCTCCGCACTGAGGCCCTCCACTTACAACAACACAGTGCGAGAG TTTTACAGGAGAGGTTGTCAGAGGTTGAAAAAACTTGTACCAAGCAGCTCAGAGATTTGGAGTCTCAGCTCAACACAGCCAGGAGAGAACACACTAAAACAG TTTAA